One genomic region from Candidatus Binatia bacterium encodes:
- a CDS encoding amino acid permease: MSLRQQLFAVKSVKLLQEEMASDNRLRRVLGPVTLTALGIGATIGAGIFVLTGLAANVYAGPGLMLSFVVAGFGCALAALCYAEFASMVPVAGSAYTYAYATLGELLAWIIGWDLLLEYAVASSTVAHGWSHYFLSFLQLLGINLPTRWTATPINFDPDTHAWVSTGGYCNLPAALVVLAITVVLVIGIRESARFNAAMVILKLVVVLFVIGVGSFYIRVENWHPFLPYGAGGVFRGAAYIFFAYIGFDSVSTHAEEARNPQRDVPIGIITSLAVCTVLYILVAAVLTGMVPYHDIDLDAPVARAFGTRGLPVAVFLISLGAVVGITSVLLVLLLSQARILLAMARDGLISYRFFGAVHPRFRTPHKATILTGVLVAVVAALFPLKILADLVNIGTLMAFVIVCAAVLVMRRTNPGLRRPFRTPFVPWVPLLGMASNLLMMTYLGWENWLRLFVWLVVGLA, translated from the coding sequence ATGAGCCTGCGCCAGCAACTGTTCGCCGTAAAGAGCGTCAAGCTCCTCCAGGAGGAGATGGCGAGCGACAACCGCCTGCGCCGGGTACTAGGCCCCGTCACGCTGACGGCACTCGGTATCGGTGCCACCATCGGTGCCGGCATCTTCGTGCTGACGGGGCTGGCGGCCAACGTCTATGCGGGACCGGGGTTGATGCTGTCGTTCGTCGTCGCCGGCTTCGGCTGCGCGCTTGCCGCCCTCTGCTATGCCGAGTTCGCTTCGATGGTGCCGGTCGCAGGCAGCGCCTACACCTATGCCTACGCCACGTTGGGTGAGCTGTTGGCGTGGATCATCGGCTGGGATCTGCTGCTCGAGTACGCCGTCGCCTCGAGCACGGTGGCGCACGGCTGGTCGCATTATTTCCTCTCGTTTCTCCAACTCCTCGGCATCAACCTGCCGACGCGCTGGACGGCGACGCCGATCAACTTCGACCCCGACACCCATGCCTGGGTGAGCACCGGCGGCTACTGCAACCTGCCGGCGGCGTTGGTGGTGCTCGCCATCACGGTCGTGCTGGTCATCGGCATCAGGGAGAGCGCGCGCTTCAACGCCGCCATGGTCATACTCAAGCTGGTGGTGGTGCTGTTCGTGATCGGTGTGGGATCATTCTACATCCGGGTCGAGAATTGGCACCCGTTCCTGCCGTACGGTGCCGGCGGCGTCTTTCGCGGCGCGGCCTACATCTTTTTTGCCTATATCGGTTTTGACTCGGTCTCGACCCACGCCGAGGAAGCGCGTAATCCGCAGCGCGACGTGCCCATCGGCATCATCACATCACTGGCGGTGTGCACGGTGCTCTACATCCTTGTCGCCGCCGTGCTGACCGGGATGGTCCCGTACCACGACATCGATCTGGACGCGCCGGTGGCGCGGGCTTTCGGGACACGCGGGCTGCCGGTTGCCGTCTTTCTGATTTCGCTCGGTGCGGTCGTCGGCATCACCAGTGTGCTGCTCGTGCTCTTGCTGAGTCAGGCCCGCATCCTGCTGGCCATGGCGCGCGATGGGCTGATCTCATATCGTTTCTTCGGCGCCGTTCACCCGCGTTTTCGCACGCCACACAAGGCGACGATCCTCACCGGCGTACTGGTGGCTGTGGTCGCGGCCCTCTTTCCCCTCAAGATCCTGGCCGATCTGGTGAACATCGGCACGCTCATGGCGTTCGTCATCGTGTGTGCCGCCGTCTTGGTCATGCGGCGCACCAATCCGGGGTTGCGGCGCCCGTTTCGCACGCCGTTCGTGCCCTGGGTGCCGCTGCTGGGCATGGCGAGTAATCTCCTCATGATGACGTACCTCGGCTGGGAGAACTGGCTCAGGCTGTTCGTCTGGCTGGTAGTCGGGCTCGC
- a CDS encoding undecaprenyl-diphosphate phosphatase → MLALKALALGIVEGVTEFLPISSTGHLIVASAVIDYPEASRETFEIFIQMGAILAIVWHYWTPLLQLATSSAVEEKSRVLIGKVMLAFLPAAAVGFLCHRAIEEYLFSPKFVAATLIVGGFIIIFVERRVWHFEVREIGQTRWLQAFYVGLAQVLSLLPGMSRAGATIIGGMLAGLNRPAATQFSFYLSIPTMCAASLYSLFKARHLLSVHDVMPLSVGFVAAFFSALIVVRAFITFIQRHKLTGFGYYRILAGLAILFFLG, encoded by the coding sequence ATGCTTGCTTTGAAGGCTCTGGCGCTGGGTATTGTCGAAGGGGTTACCGAGTTCCTGCCGATCTCGTCGACCGGGCACCTCATCGTCGCGTCGGCGGTCATTGATTATCCCGAGGCATCGCGGGAAACGTTTGAGATCTTCATCCAAATGGGCGCCATCCTGGCGATCGTGTGGCATTATTGGACGCCGCTGCTGCAACTGGCGACCAGCTCGGCAGTCGAAGAGAAGTCGAGGGTGCTGATCGGCAAGGTTATGCTTGCCTTTCTGCCTGCGGCTGCGGTGGGCTTCTTGTGCCACCGGGCTATCGAAGAGTATCTGTTCAGTCCGAAGTTCGTTGCCGCCACCCTGATCGTCGGCGGCTTCATCATCATTTTTGTGGAGCGCCGGGTCTGGCATTTCGAGGTGCGGGAGATCGGCCAGACCAGATGGCTGCAGGCCTTCTATGTCGGTCTGGCCCAAGTGTTGTCTCTGCTTCCCGGGATGTCACGCGCCGGGGCGACGATCATCGGCGGTATGCTGGCGGGCTTGAACCGGCCGGCGGCAACGCAGTTCTCGTTTTATCTGTCGATCCCGACCATGTGTGCGGCCAGCCTGTACAGCCTGTTCAAGGCGCGGCACTTGCTGTCCGTGCACGACGTCATGCCCCTGAGTGTCGGCTTCGTGGCGGCGTTTTTCTCGGCGTTGATCGTGGTGCGGGCCTTCATCACCTTCATCCAGCGCCACAAGTTGACCGGCTTCGGCTACTATCGGATCCTGGCGGGGTTGGCGATCCTGTTCTTCCTCGGTTGA